The following coding sequences are from one Nodosilinea sp. FACHB-141 window:
- a CDS encoding GIY-YIG nuclease family protein: MTSEKSDAPDAPKAIEHQNVPVEHRSLHEFLYSAADEHAAETAAAPPTASTGSSPLPVADWCEQTQDAKVTGVYAVLDRDGQTQFIGISRNVSLSLRSHLLEKGEAVCALVTVEPFSFPNREVMAALRDEWIAALPSPPPGNIDGTWDGTVGKAVTQAMSAAEREAYEAKKLKLRRAMADSSLAKEQDAAQAADPKTDLAAAMNDDNWSALIRDQTEQTQS; encoded by the coding sequence GTGACCTCCGAAAAATCAGACGCGCCAGATGCGCCAAAGGCGATCGAGCATCAAAATGTCCCCGTTGAGCATCGCAGTCTCCACGAGTTTTTGTATAGCGCTGCCGACGAACATGCTGCTGAAACAGCTGCCGCCCCACCCACAGCTTCTACCGGCAGTAGCCCTCTACCCGTTGCTGACTGGTGCGAGCAAACCCAAGATGCTAAGGTCACCGGGGTTTATGCCGTGCTCGATCGCGACGGTCAGACTCAGTTTATTGGCATCTCTCGCAACGTCTCCCTATCGTTGCGTAGCCATCTGCTCGAAAAAGGAGAGGCCGTCTGTGCCCTGGTAACGGTGGAACCCTTTAGCTTTCCTAACCGAGAGGTGATGGCGGCCCTGCGGGATGAATGGATCGCGGCTCTGCCCAGTCCCCCACCTGGCAATATCGATGGCACTTGGGATGGCACCGTGGGCAAAGCCGTTACCCAGGCCATGTCGGCTGCGGAACGGGAAGCCTACGAAGCCAAAAAGCTCAAGCTTCGTCGCGCTATGGCCGATAGCTCGTTGGCGAAAGAGCAGGATGCAGCCCAGGCCGCTGACCCTAAAACAGACCTGGCCGCTGCGATGAATGACGACAACTGGAGTGCCCTAATTCGCGATCAAACGGAGCAAACGCAGTCGTAA
- a CDS encoding NAD(P)/FAD-dependent oxidoreductase — translation MVDTSSQTIVIVGAGPAGLLLAHYLLRRGDRVEIYDRRPDPRQVAPDEQRSFPISLQYRGRRALQGIPGLEEAIAEYSVMCRGTYLHRKGKARRIPRKHPILTVDRNRLVLVLLEQLVARYSDPERLSLTFNCTCQGVNSQAQTVSFQATDGQSFSVNYDRLIGADGARSCVRAALVANHGLNCQQTYVRDAYKSIFLARTNPQQGVELALDFIHACNVGGDARILLAPQPGDQMHGAFIFNAKNSPFDGLKTKADVLGYFATHLPTFRPLLSETEAEALLQRPTARLTTVTCDRFHQGDRILILGDAAHSVSPSIGQGCNSALQDVAWLNQLLDQYQDDWAQVLPQFSQQRVVEAHALRDLSDYSFPRSKPLVLEFFLRLTVGRKLHQWFPRRFSPFVFDLVLDTDLDYSEVLRLSEGWINKVKRSMAATAPATEVEP, via the coding sequence ATGGTCGACACCTCATCTCAAACTATTGTGATTGTTGGCGCTGGGCCAGCTGGGCTATTGCTGGCCCACTACCTGCTGCGCCGGGGCGATCGCGTCGAGATCTACGATCGCCGCCCCGATCCGCGCCAGGTTGCCCCTGACGAACAGCGGTCTTTCCCCATTTCTCTACAATATCGGGGGCGGCGGGCCTTGCAAGGCATTCCAGGCTTAGAAGAGGCGATTGCGGAATACAGCGTGATGTGTCGAGGCACCTACCTGCATCGCAAGGGCAAGGCTCGCCGCATTCCGCGCAAACACCCTATTCTCACCGTCGATCGCAATCGGCTGGTGCTGGTGCTGTTAGAGCAGCTGGTCGCTCGCTATTCTGACCCAGAGCGGCTAAGCCTCACCTTTAACTGCACCTGCCAGGGGGTCAATAGCCAGGCACAAACCGTGAGCTTTCAGGCTACTGATGGTCAGAGCTTCAGCGTTAACTACGATCGCCTGATTGGTGCCGATGGAGCCAGGTCTTGCGTCAGAGCCGCGCTGGTGGCCAACCATGGTCTCAACTGCCAACAGACCTACGTGCGCGATGCCTACAAGTCAATTTTCCTAGCCCGCACCAACCCGCAGCAGGGCGTTGAGCTAGCTCTAGATTTTATCCACGCCTGCAATGTAGGGGGCGATGCGCGCATTTTGCTGGCTCCGCAGCCGGGCGACCAAATGCATGGGGCCTTCATTTTTAATGCCAAAAATAGCCCGTTCGATGGGCTAAAGACCAAAGCCGACGTGCTCGGCTATTTTGCCACCCACCTACCTACCTTTCGCCCCTTGCTTAGCGAGACCGAGGCCGAGGCTCTGCTGCAACGCCCCACTGCCCGATTGACGACGGTGACTTGCGATCGCTTTCACCAGGGCGATCGCATCTTGATTTTGGGCGATGCTGCCCACTCTGTTTCGCCCTCCATTGGCCAGGGTTGCAACTCGGCTCTGCAAGATGTGGCCTGGCTTAACCAGTTACTCGACCAGTATCAGGATGATTGGGCTCAGGTGTTGCCCCAGTTTTCTCAGCAGCGGGTGGTCGAAGCCCATGCCCTGCGCGATTTGTCAGACTATTCCTTTCCGCGCAGCAAACCATTAGTGCTGGAGTTTTTTCTGCGGCTTACTGTGGGTCGCAAGCTGCATCAGTGGTTTCCCCGACGGTTTTCGCCCTTTGTGTTTGACCTCGTTTTAGATACCGATTTAGATTACTCAGAGGTGCTACGGCTCAGCGAAGGGTGGATTAACAAGGTCAAGCGATCGATGGCGGCAACCGCACCAGCAACTGAGGTTGAACCCTGA
- a CDS encoding EAL domain-containing protein, producing MPPFDCTVLVISDADVTASSLQNLLEQADQGLGQVLAVGYDGPILELCHAHNLRLIFLDADRSDTRKFDCLKQLKAHLGDRCPPIVAIGPNEANMATQALKAGATDYWVQERLTPPRLRQALEALPWADRQPAIAELDAFRVTLSDALRALADPIEIQVTASRILGEYLNASRTLYFECRNDIYCVERDYTSGVATIAGCYPVTAFGLAIFSEFCAGRSVVVADVGADPRLSPAERATYASVQIVAYMGIPLVKDGNFVAGLAVHSSTPRIWTQAEVNLAEETAERTWAAVERARAEVALNQSEEKYRTLFQNIDQGFCLLELIFDEQGQAVDFRCLETNPAFVKHAGQPMAGKRIRELVPGFEQIWIDTYGQVALTGKSVRLEHVVKGLGDQWFETSAFRYGGAGSRIVAVLFTNITDRKQAELSLKDSEEQFRLLSEISPVGIFRNDIHGQCTYANAKTLEITGLSLEKNLGGGWGKYLHPDDRDWMYAAWSTFVEQTRLGQPATYYVEHRFLYQDGSLRWVLGQAVPEHNAQGELVGFIGTVTDITDRKQAQEKLTRELNRSKALLEGSSDGIVVLNLQGYVVAANESYARMLGRTLEDTLTLHVSDWDAQWSPAELNHIVASRQFVGRTFETVHRRQDGSIYNVEVTVSAVDTDDEFLHLCICRDISERKRHEANAAFLAEVTVDLSRLTTAEEIMQTTGAKLGAYLQLSDCSFVVLDHIAQEATITYDWHLENGIPLTGVYRLCDFLTPDFLRDTRDGKPFVVCDTETDPRTNAANYASLNIHAFCTVSFHQDGQLRSLLAIYDVKPRQWRADEIELVGELTNQIFPRLERARADAALQRYNETLEARVAERTAELSQSLTALQQSEERLHHLAHHDPLTGLPNRLWLNLHLEQSIQQATRQQTKLAVLFVDLDRFKHINDSLGHRAGDGLLQQLGDRLRQGLRTNDCIARISGDEFVVVLEDVKDVAHIGTAISRLMTVFEAPFKLEGQTVHMTSSIGISLFPDDSSEAATLLRYADTAMYEAKEEGRNTYRFYAEEMTATAFEHVLFGNALRNALQQHELHLVYQPQINLQSQQWVGLEVLLRWQHPELGEISPAQFIPIAEQSGLIHEIGTWVLQSACCQAKTWLDSGLDLGRIAVNVAASQLNHENFVQVVEDVLRKSGLPPSHLELEVTERLVMQRTEAKIQQLKQLRQLGIQIAIDDFGTGYSSLSYLKLLPIDKLKIDKSFVCDIPHDANDMAIAAAVIALGQALGMTIIAEGVEQEAQVAFLKLKGCHEAQGYLYSQPLRPEIVPEIWNRRHQSNEASLRIE from the coding sequence ATGCCACCCTTCGACTGCACTGTTCTAGTCATCAGTGATGCAGATGTAACGGCGAGTTCACTTCAGAACCTGCTAGAGCAGGCTGATCAGGGTTTGGGGCAGGTGCTGGCTGTGGGCTACGACGGGCCAATTTTAGAGCTGTGCCATGCCCACAACCTACGGCTGATTTTCTTAGACGCTGATCGGTCAGATACGCGGAAATTTGATTGCCTCAAACAGCTAAAAGCTCACCTCGGCGATCGCTGCCCGCCTATTGTGGCGATCGGCCCCAACGAGGCCAACATGGCAACCCAGGCCTTAAAGGCAGGGGCGACCGACTATTGGGTGCAAGAGCGGCTTACCCCGCCTCGTCTGCGCCAGGCCCTAGAGGCTTTACCTTGGGCTGATCGCCAGCCAGCGATCGCTGAACTGGATGCTTTTCGGGTGACACTCTCCGATGCGCTACGAGCGCTGGCCGACCCGATCGAGATTCAAGTCACGGCCAGCCGCATCCTCGGTGAATATCTCAATGCCAGCCGCACCCTATACTTTGAGTGCCGCAATGACATCTACTGTGTTGAACGGGATTACACCAGCGGTGTGGCTACCATCGCGGGCTGCTATCCCGTCACCGCATTTGGTCTAGCCATTTTTTCCGAATTCTGCGCCGGGCGATCGGTAGTGGTGGCCGATGTCGGTGCTGACCCTCGGCTCTCGCCTGCCGAGCGAGCCACCTATGCATCAGTTCAAATTGTCGCTTACATGGGTATCCCGCTGGTCAAAGATGGTAATTTTGTCGCCGGTTTGGCGGTTCACTCCTCGACGCCCCGCATCTGGACCCAGGCAGAGGTAAACCTGGCAGAAGAAACTGCTGAACGCACCTGGGCAGCGGTCGAACGGGCCCGGGCAGAAGTGGCTCTAAACCAGTCAGAAGAAAAATATCGCACTCTGTTTCAAAACATCGATCAGGGGTTTTGTCTGCTTGAGCTGATCTTTGACGAGCAGGGCCAGGCGGTGGACTTTCGGTGTTTAGAAACCAACCCGGCTTTTGTGAAACATGCAGGGCAGCCCATGGCGGGCAAACGCATTCGCGAGCTGGTGCCCGGCTTTGAGCAGATCTGGATCGATACCTACGGGCAGGTTGCTCTGACCGGCAAATCGGTGCGGCTCGAACACGTGGTGAAAGGGCTTGGCGACCAGTGGTTTGAGACCTCGGCATTTCGCTACGGTGGCGCAGGGAGTCGCATTGTCGCCGTCCTTTTCACCAACATCACCGATCGCAAACAGGCTGAACTGTCGTTGAAAGACAGTGAAGAGCAGTTTCGTCTGCTGTCAGAAATCAGCCCAGTAGGAATTTTTCGCAACGATATCCACGGGCAATGCACCTACGCCAACGCCAAAACTCTAGAAATTACCGGGCTCTCCCTAGAAAAAAACCTGGGTGGCGGGTGGGGAAAGTATTTACACCCCGACGATCGCGACTGGATGTATGCCGCCTGGTCAACGTTTGTCGAGCAAACTCGCCTGGGTCAACCTGCGACCTATTATGTTGAGCATCGCTTCCTCTATCAAGATGGCTCCCTCCGTTGGGTACTAGGCCAAGCGGTGCCTGAGCACAATGCCCAGGGCGAGCTGGTTGGGTTCATTGGCACCGTCACCGACATCACCGATCGCAAACAGGCTCAAGAAAAACTGACGCGGGAGCTAAACCGCAGTAAGGCGCTTTTGGAGGGCTCCTCCGATGGCATTGTGGTTTTAAACCTGCAGGGCTACGTGGTTGCGGCCAACGAAAGCTATGCCCGCATGCTAGGGCGCACCCTAGAAGACACGCTGACGCTCCATGTGTCTGACTGGGATGCCCAATGGAGTCCGGCAGAACTCAACCATATCGTGGCCTCACGGCAGTTTGTGGGCCGCACCTTCGAGACCGTCCATCGCCGCCAAGATGGCTCTATATACAACGTCGAAGTTACTGTCAGCGCAGTCGATACCGACGATGAGTTTCTGCATCTCTGCATTTGTCGAGATATCAGCGAGCGTAAACGCCACGAGGCAAACGCAGCTTTTTTAGCCGAGGTCACAGTCGATCTATCTCGGCTGACTACCGCCGAAGAGATTATGCAAACCACCGGGGCCAAACTGGGGGCCTATCTACAGCTGTCTGACTGTTCATTTGTTGTGCTCGATCACATCGCCCAGGAAGCGACCATCACCTACGATTGGCACCTAGAGAATGGCATACCCCTAACTGGGGTCTACCGCCTCTGCGACTTTCTGACCCCCGACTTTTTGCGCGATACCCGCGACGGCAAACCCTTCGTAGTCTGCGACACGGAGACCGATCCGCGCACCAATGCTGCCAACTATGCCAGCCTCAATATTCACGCCTTCTGCACCGTGTCATTTCATCAAGATGGTCAGCTGCGATCGCTGCTGGCAATTTACGATGTCAAACCCCGCCAGTGGCGAGCCGACGAAATCGAACTGGTGGGTGAACTGACCAATCAAATTTTTCCGCGGCTGGAGCGCGCCCGGGCGGATGCAGCCCTGCAACGCTACAACGAGACCCTAGAAGCGCGAGTGGCCGAGCGCACCGCCGAACTCTCCCAAAGCCTGACCGCTCTGCAACAGTCTGAAGAACGACTGCACCACCTGGCCCATCACGACCCGCTCACCGGCTTGCCCAATCGGCTGTGGCTCAACCTTCACCTGGAGCAAAGTATTCAGCAGGCCACCCGGCAACAGACGAAGCTAGCGGTGTTGTTTGTCGATCTCGATCGCTTCAAGCACATCAACGACAGCCTGGGCCATCGGGCTGGGGATGGTCTGCTTCAGCAGCTGGGCGATCGCCTGCGCCAAGGCCTGCGGACCAACGACTGCATCGCTCGCATCAGCGGTGATGAGTTTGTCGTCGTCCTCGAAGATGTCAAAGACGTTGCCCACATCGGCACCGCGATTTCTCGACTAATGACGGTGTTTGAAGCGCCCTTCAAACTCGAAGGACAGACCGTGCACATGACCTCTAGCATTGGCATCAGTTTGTTCCCCGACGACAGTAGCGAAGCGGCGACGCTGTTGCGCTATGCCGACACCGCGATGTATGAAGCCAAGGAAGAAGGCCGCAATACCTATCGGTTTTATGCCGAAGAAATGACCGCCACAGCCTTTGAGCATGTTTTGTTTGGCAATGCGCTGCGCAACGCCCTGCAGCAGCACGAGCTACACCTGGTCTATCAGCCCCAAATTAATTTACAGTCGCAGCAATGGGTAGGGTTAGAGGTGCTGTTGCGCTGGCAACATCCAGAGCTGGGGGAGATCTCCCCCGCTCAATTTATCCCCATCGCTGAGCAAAGCGGCTTGATTCACGAGATTGGCACTTGGGTATTGCAGTCGGCCTGTTGCCAAGCCAAGACCTGGCTCGACAGCGGTTTGGACCTTGGCCGCATTGCCGTCAACGTGGCGGCCTCGCAACTCAACCACGAAAACTTTGTCCAGGTAGTTGAGGATGTGCTGCGCAAAAGCGGGTTGCCCCCTAGCCACCTAGAGCTAGAAGTGACAGAACGCTTGGTGATGCAGCGCACCGAGGCCAAAATTCAGCAGCTCAAACAGCTGCGGCAGCTGGGTATTCAAATTGCGATCGATGACTTTGGCACGGGCTATTCATCGCTGAGCTACCTAAAACTGCTGCCCATCGATAAACTCAAAATTGACAAGTCTTTTGTCTGCGATATTCCCCACGATGCTAACGATATGGCGATCGCCGCAGCGGTGATCGCTCTGGGGCAGGCCCTAGGAATGACCATCATTGCCGAAGGCGTTGAGCAGGAAGCCCAGGTGGCTTTCCTAAAACTCAAGGGTTGCCACGAAGCCCAGGGATATCTCTATAGCCAACCACTCAGACCAGAGATAGTTCCAGAAATCTGGAACCGCCGTCACCAAAGCAATGAGGCCAGTCTGCGAATTGAATGA
- a CDS encoding ATP-binding protein — MDQALLERYQQAYKDLDLFPLVEPDDIERFRVDYGLHIMVRLKREIEASVKNGKFIFAGHRGCGKSTLLKRLAIDMQPNHSVVFFSIADLIEMSAITHVNILYAIAIKLLSQASKQSNIRVDEDIKQALLGWNTTVHTQTSSQAIKGEMGLGGDIKVVTAKLQQEKSFRDQIEKTFEKRISDLVGKCDRLAAAIQTATKKPVLVIIDDLDKLDLPLVEHIYRNNIKSLFSPQFRVVFTIPVSAVQEPQVMGALNSEGVVRPHLFPVAKFFAKPDCHNPEAEPIAKTFDVFLKVLSKRLPENLVDPQTAEQMVRKSGGVMRELVRIARECCTECMVQLEIEPDSDSVKINDEILTVALRNLRHDFARQIGSDLYDLLVGVYKTAETPDASSDGFVKLLHGLMVLEYENDALWYDVHPIVVDLLKQKKLIE; from the coding sequence ATGGATCAGGCGCTTTTAGAGCGATATCAGCAGGCCTACAAAGATTTAGACCTATTTCCGCTCGTGGAACCGGATGATATTGAACGGTTTCGCGTGGATTATGGCCTGCATATCATGGTGCGGCTGAAGCGCGAAATTGAAGCGTCAGTTAAGAACGGCAAGTTTATTTTTGCGGGCCACCGGGGCTGCGGTAAGTCTACGCTGCTGAAGCGCCTAGCGATTGATATGCAGCCCAACCATTCTGTGGTGTTTTTCTCGATCGCAGACCTGATCGAGATGAGTGCCATTACCCACGTCAATATTCTCTATGCGATTGCAATAAAGCTGCTGAGCCAAGCGAGTAAGCAAAGCAATATACGTGTCGATGAGGATATCAAACAAGCTTTGCTGGGTTGGAATACCACTGTGCACACCCAAACCTCTAGTCAGGCTATCAAGGGAGAAATGGGGCTGGGTGGAGATATCAAGGTGGTTACGGCCAAACTCCAGCAAGAAAAGAGCTTTCGCGATCAGATAGAGAAAACGTTTGAAAAGCGGATTTCTGACCTGGTGGGCAAGTGCGATCGCCTGGCGGCGGCTATCCAAACCGCGACTAAAAAGCCGGTTTTGGTAATTATTGACGACCTGGATAAGCTGGATCTGCCCCTGGTCGAACACATTTACCGCAACAACATTAAATCCCTGTTTTCACCTCAGTTTCGGGTGGTGTTCACCATCCCAGTCTCGGCGGTGCAGGAGCCGCAGGTGATGGGAGCGCTCAATTCTGAAGGGGTGGTGCGACCGCACCTGTTTCCGGTGGCGAAGTTTTTTGCTAAGCCAGACTGCCACAACCCAGAGGCAGAGCCGATTGCCAAAACCTTTGATGTTTTTTTGAAGGTGCTGTCTAAGCGGCTGCCAGAGAATTTGGTTGATCCGCAGACGGCCGAGCAGATGGTGCGGAAAAGTGGGGGCGTGATGCGAGAGCTGGTGCGCATTGCCCGCGAATGCTGCACGGAGTGCATGGTGCAGCTCGAAATTGAGCCGGACAGCGACAGCGTTAAAATTAATGATGAGATTTTGACCGTGGCGTTGCGAAATTTGCGCCACGACTTTGCCCGGCAGATTGGTAGTGATCTGTACGATCTTTTAGTGGGGGTGTATAAAACTGCTGAAACCCCCGATGCTAGCAGCGACGGTTTTGTAAAACTGCTCCATGGCTTGATGGTATTGGAATACGAAAACGATGCGCTGTGGTACGACGTGCACCCGATTGTGGTGGATTTGCTCAAACAAAAAAAACTGATTGAGTGA
- a CDS encoding tetratricopeptide repeat protein: MDNVAAANHHQLRRLVWSIQSSYGRLNLLVAICDNWKYRDEIIDTYEAELREKGTRCDRIRIDLRQPSLKQSLQEHVEQEPELITSAAAVVTILGADELLGLRLNQERSALEQFLFSLQWTRESLRGFQLPLVLWLTPRIAAQLADKAPDFWSWRGGVFEFSQPIAWAFEPERSQSQTLEQPQTPKPAAADPADLQRQIDDLLAQDPESPLLGSLCNDLGKALENEVSYSEAEIAYRNALYHREQQLGTDHIDVATSLNNLAALYDLMGRYEEAKPLYERSLAIYEQRLRPDHPAVANSLNNLAVLYYSMGRYDEAEPLLKRSLTVKEQQLGADHFDVANSLNNLAVLYREMGRYSEAESLYEQALIIKEQQLGADHPNVATSLNNLAELYREMGRYSEAEPLYERSLAIDEQIYGKDHPEIAADLNNLASLYDSMGRYEEAKPLYERSLTIKEKQLGADHPAVATSLNNLAILYDSIGRYDKAEPLYERAIAIREQQLGADHPDVATSLNNLASLYESMERYGEAESLYLRAIAIGSKALPENHPNNVTVADNFRLLVQAALEAGQANQLSNHPMTQEVLRQLSELE, translated from the coding sequence GTGGATAATGTCGCTGCCGCAAATCATCATCAGCTGCGCCGGTTGGTGTGGTCGATACAGTCGAGCTATGGGCGGCTGAATTTGCTGGTGGCGATTTGCGACAACTGGAAGTATCGCGACGAAATTATTGATACCTACGAGGCTGAGCTACGGGAAAAGGGGACGAGGTGCGATCGCATCCGCATTGACCTGCGCCAGCCCAGCCTAAAGCAAAGTTTGCAAGAGCATGTAGAGCAAGAGCCAGAGCTAATTACTAGCGCCGCTGCGGTAGTCACTATTTTGGGGGCCGATGAGCTGCTGGGGCTACGTCTAAATCAAGAGCGATCGGCCCTAGAGCAGTTTTTGTTTTCGCTGCAGTGGACGCGGGAATCGCTGCGGGGGTTTCAGCTGCCGCTGGTGCTGTGGCTAACGCCGCGCATTGCAGCACAGTTGGCCGACAAAGCGCCGGATTTTTGGAGCTGGCGGGGGGGCGTGTTTGAGTTTTCGCAGCCGATCGCCTGGGCGTTTGAGCCAGAGCGCAGTCAGAGCCAGACTCTAGAACAGCCCCAGACCCCAAAACCCGCTGCTGCCGACCCTGCTGATTTGCAGCGGCAGATTGATGATTTGCTGGCCCAAGACCCAGAATCACCCCTTTTAGGTAGCTTGTGCAACGACCTGGGCAAAGCCCTTGAAAATGAAGTTAGCTATAGCGAAGCTGAAATTGCCTACCGTAATGCTCTCTACCACCGAGAGCAGCAGCTGGGAACCGACCACATTGATGTGGCCACCAGCCTAAATAATTTGGCCGCATTGTACGACTTGATGGGACGTTATGAGGAAGCGAAACCTCTCTATGAGCGATCTCTTGCCATTTATGAACAACGGTTGAGGCCCGACCATCCTGCTGTAGCCAACAGTCTGAATAATCTGGCTGTGTTGTACTACTCGATGGGACGCTATGACGAGGCAGAACCCCTCCTTAAAAGATCGCTCACTGTCAAAGAACAGCAGTTGGGAGCTGACCACTTCGATGTGGCCAACAGTCTGAATAATCTGGCTGTGTTATACCGTGAGATGGGACGCTACAGCGAAGCAGAATCCCTCTATGAGCAAGCGCTCATCATTAAAGAACAGCAGTTGGGAGCTGACCATCCCAATGTGGCTACTAGCCTAAATAATCTGGCTGAGCTGTACCGTGAGATGGGACGCTACAGCGAAGCAGAACCCCTCTACGAACGATCGCTTGCCATTGATGAACAGATTTATGGAAAAGATCATCCTGAAATTGCTGCTGACTTGAATAATCTAGCCAGTCTGTACGACTCGATGGGACGTTATGAGGAAGCGAAACCTCTCTATGAGCGATCGCTCACTATCAAAGAGAAGCAGTTGGGGGCCGACCATCCTGCTGTGGCCACCAGCTTGAATAACCTAGCCATCTTATACGACTCAATAGGACGTTATGACAAAGCAGAACCCCTCTACGAGCGAGCGATCGCTATTCGAGAACAGCAGTTGGGAGCTGACCACCCCGATGTGGCCACTAGCCTGAATAATCTGGCTAGCTTATATGAGTCGATGGAACGCTACGGGGAAGCAGAATCGCTTTATCTACGGGCCATTGCCATTGGGTCTAAGGCATTGCCCGAGAATCATCCTAATAATGTAACTGTAGCTGACAACTTTAGGCTCTTGGTACAAGCAGCCTTAGAGGCCGGGCAGGCTAATCAGCTCTCCAACCATCCTATGACTCAAGAAGTCTTGAGACAGCTCTCAGAGCTTGAATAG
- a CDS encoding long-chain fatty acid--CoA ligase codes for MTTPTLFNLALREAYSLWHPKNGNQLEPSIPTGSACPSPTILHRTLPSLLNGANGLAVANDRALNQWRKGRWQSFSTEAFRRAVEEFALGLETFRLQRGDRVALMMHSDVGFAIADLGTLLAGFVNVPIDLTQTIENILLILQEVEAPLLVISNPALLDQIRPYLWEVPTLKTVIVAEVPDGWQAEQTRGSEVSASDAVLPTPAPETCLQIPHLLCETPTQQPCLPVPQALRVCALAEVREWGRPGWSTEAVQALEDAVAPADLATIIYIASETKRPKGVMLSHEAIAANVLASFSSYPNLQTGPDEVALLFLPLNHIFARVFLYGHLAWGHSIYFSDPNHLIKHLRRVKPTLLITVPRLLEKVHERILDQVNHLSHFDRRVLQWAINLTARFDPSQPPQKLYRLQMQLAERLVFVKWREVFGGRLKACICGGAALSSNLVKFFSAAGVPVYQGYGLTETSGVLTYTRAGHNRPGTVGLPIPGVEIALAADQEVLVRAPFLMQGYYHDPAATAAALTPDGWLHTGDFGTLDADGFLTITGVKKALFKLCTGKYVSPRPLEQELMASPLVAKAITVGANHKFCAMVIVPNLDALRRQVEHWDLDLTQPDWWHHPRITALYQSLIDTANCHFPYWSTVRKFALVDQIEGLDEVVERLYGDSGVRGDGGDEGDGEACPVYARSLMRY; via the coding sequence ATGACTACCCCAACTCTCTTCAATCTCGCGCTTCGCGAAGCGTATAGCCTGTGGCATCCCAAAAACGGGAACCAACTCGAACCGAGTATCCCTACAGGAAGTGCATGTCCCAGTCCCACCATCCTTCACCGCACCCTGCCGTCTTTGCTCAATGGTGCAAATGGCTTAGCCGTTGCCAACGATCGCGCGCTCAATCAATGGCGCAAAGGGAGATGGCAGTCTTTTTCCACTGAAGCCTTTCGTCGGGCGGTGGAAGAATTTGCCTTGGGGCTAGAGACCTTTAGGTTGCAACGGGGCGATCGCGTTGCCCTAATGATGCACAGCGATGTGGGGTTTGCGATCGCCGACCTCGGCACCTTGTTGGCTGGGTTCGTCAACGTGCCCATCGACCTTACCCAGACCATCGAAAACATTCTGCTGATTTTGCAAGAGGTTGAAGCGCCACTGCTGGTGATCTCTAACCCTGCCTTGCTCGACCAAATTCGTCCCTACCTGTGGGAAGTGCCCACCCTAAAAACCGTTATTGTGGCCGAGGTGCCCGACGGTTGGCAGGCCGAGCAGACTAGAGGCAGTGAGGTTTCAGCCTCGGATGCAGTGCTACCGACACCAGCTCCTGAAACCTGCTTACAAATTCCCCATCTACTCTGTGAAACTCCTACTCAGCAGCCGTGTCTGCCAGTACCCCAAGCGCTGCGGGTGTGTGCCCTAGCCGAGGTGCGTGAGTGGGGACGACCGGGGTGGTCAACCGAGGCCGTTCAGGCTTTAGAAGATGCGGTCGCGCCCGCCGATTTAGCCACCATCATTTACATTGCTAGCGAGACCAAGCGCCCCAAGGGGGTAATGCTCAGCCATGAGGCGATCGCGGCCAACGTGCTGGCTTCGTTTTCTAGCTATCCCAACCTCCAGACCGGCCCTGACGAAGTCGCCCTGCTATTTTTGCCCCTCAACCACATCTTTGCCCGCGTGTTTTTATATGGGCATTTGGCTTGGGGGCACAGTATTTATTTCTCAGACCCCAACCATCTAATTAAGCACCTGCGTCGAGTAAAGCCCACCCTTTTAATTACTGTGCCTCGGCTGTTAGAGAAAGTGCATGAGCGCATTCTCGACCAGGTTAACCACCTCAGCCATTTCGACCGCCGGGTGCTGCAATGGGCTATCAATCTCACAGCTCGGTTCGACCCCAGTCAGCCGCCCCAAAAGCTCTACCGTCTACAAATGCAGCTGGCCGAACGGCTCGTGTTTGTCAAATGGCGCGAGGTATTTGGTGGCCGACTCAAAGCCTGTATCTGTGGTGGTGCTGCCTTATCTAGCAATCTCGTCAAGTTTTTCTCGGCGGCGGGGGTGCCCGTCTATCAAGGCTACGGCCTCACCGAAACTAGCGGTGTCCTCACCTACACTCGCGCTGGCCACAACCGTCCCGGCACCGTTGGTCTGCCCATTCCCGGCGTTGAGATTGCCCTCGCCGCCGACCAGGAAGTTCTGGTACGCGCCCCCTTTCTCATGCAGGGCTACTACCACGACCCTGCCGCTACCGCCGCCGCTCTCACTCCCGATGGCTGGCTACACACCGGCGACTTCGGCACCCTTGATGCCGATGGCTTTCTCACTATCACCGGGGTGAAGAAAGCCCTATTCAAACTCTGCACCGGCAAATATGTCTCCCCCCGCCCCCTAGAGCAAGAGCTAATGGCCTCCCCCCTGGTGGCCAAGGCCATTACCGTCGGTGCTAACCACAAGTTCTGCGCCATGGTAATCGTTCCTAACCTAGATGCCCTACGCCGCCAAGTCGAGCATTGGGACCTTGACCTCACCCAACCCGACTGGTGGCACCATCCCCGCATCACCGCCCTCTACCAAAGCTTGATCGACACCGCCAACTGCCATTTCCCCTACTGGTCTACCGTGCGCAAATTTGCCCTTGTTGATCAAATCGAGGGGCTAGACGAGGTGGTGGAGCGGTTGTATGGCGATAGCGGAGTCAGGGGAGATGGGGGAGATGAAGGGGATGGGGAGGCTTGTCCGGTGTATGCGCGATCGCTAATGCGCTACTAG